In Paenibacillus larvae subsp. larvae, the following proteins share a genomic window:
- a CDS encoding WIAG-tail domain, with the protein MSKRIIHPEHLGERAVHGIHLAQGTVKEEHFSDSSISREKIKNGSIGPEHLILQSVNEQHLAEKAVQSDHLKEEAVQSRHIGPGVIQTGHLEKGAVTSEILADGAVNERNLSDGAIITSKLAESSITGEKLALRSVQEQHIDISSIHTEHLSDQSVSRDKIKLGSIGPKQIALQSINGRHLAEQIIQSDHLDEKAVQSRHIHPGVIQTEHMANGAVQSDTLADGAVTGNKLADGSVGQNKLAAGSVTSEHLAPESIGEEHIQPNSIAQQHLKPGAFTAEQLEDGCIRGEKLAPNSIRQEHLSEGIIHPEHLGERSVQGIHLAQETVKEEHLRDQSVGRGKIKNGSIGPEHLAVQSVNGQHLADKAVQSDHLDEEVVQSYHIGPGVIQTAHMEKGAVRSETLEDGAVTSNKLADGSVNQNKLLPRTIQEQHIDISSINTEHLRNQSVSREKIQDGAVGPEQIELQSVGGQHLAEKAIQSDHLADHAIQSHHIGPAAVQTEHLKSGSVGSGILADGAVITSKLADSSVTGEKLAFRSVQEQHIDIYSIGSEHLRDQSVNREKIKNQSIGPEHLTLQSVGGQHLAERAVQSDHLDEEAVQSRHIGPGAIQTSHLESGAVISETLADGSVTDEKLADGSVGQNKLAAGSVTSEHLAPGSVGEGHIQPGSIAPEHLKSGAFTAEQLADGCIRGEKLAPNSIRQEHLSEGIIHPEHLGEGSVQSVHLAQGTVGEEHLRNQSVGREKIQDGAIGPEQLAHQSVGGQHLEERAVQSDHLGEEAVQSRHIGSGVIQAAHLANGAVQSDTLADEAVTGEKLADGSIGQSKLAVGSVTAAHLANGAVQSDTLADEEVTGEKLADGSIGQSKLAAGSVTAAHMANGAVQSDILADGSVTGDKLADGSVGQSKLAAGSITSEHLAPGSIGEGHIRPNSIAPEHLKPGAFTSEQLADGCIHGEKLAPNSIRQEHLCEGIIHPEHLGEGSVQSIHLAQGTVTEEHLGDQSVGREKIQDGAVGPEQLAFQSVGGQHLAEKAVQSDHLGEEAVQSRHIGTGVIQKEHLAPESIGEGHIRPNSIAPEHLKPGAFTSEQLADGCIHGEKLAPNSIRQEHLSEGIIHPEHLGEGSVQSIHLAQGTVAEEHLGDQSVGREKIQDGAVGPEQLAFQSVGGQHLEERAVQSDHLDEEAVQSRHIGTGVIQAGHLQNSAVQSDALADGSVNERSLRDGAVITSKLAGYSVTGDKLAPRTVQEQHIDIYSISTEHLRNQSVGREKIQDGAVGPEQLAHQSVGGQHLAERAVQSDHLGEEAVQSRHIGSGVIQAAHLANGAVQSDTLADEAVTGEKLADGSIGQSKLAAGSVTAAHLTTGSIGEGHIQPGSIAPQHLKPGTFTVEHLEEGCINGEKLAPYSIHQEHLSRRIINPKHLTFCPVQTNRASSPVFQQFGLSPFSFLPGLENRTVTISFKEPFADDQYVIVVTSDTEGCTPVIDRKLPEQVTVKLVGPVHGEQLIGTLNWMACGLTERK; encoded by the coding sequence TTGTCCAAGAGGATTATTCATCCCGAGCATCTTGGGGAACGGGCCGTACATGGCATTCATCTGGCCCAGGGAACGGTTAAGGAAGAGCATTTTAGCGATTCAAGTATAAGTCGGGAAAAAATAAAAAATGGGTCGATAGGTCCGGAACATCTGATCCTTCAATCGGTTAATGAACAGCATCTTGCGGAGAAAGCTGTACAATCCGATCACCTGAAAGAAGAGGCCGTCCAGTCCCGTCACATAGGTCCTGGTGTCATACAAACCGGTCATTTGGAAAAAGGTGCGGTGACGTCCGAAATTCTGGCTGATGGAGCCGTGAACGAAAGAAACTTAAGTGACGGGGCTATTATTACTTCCAAGCTGGCCGAATCGAGTATAACCGGCGAAAAGCTGGCCCTCCGTTCCGTTCAAGAACAGCATATTGATATCAGCAGCATTCATACGGAACATCTAAGCGATCAAAGTGTAAGCCGGGATAAAATAAAACTCGGGTCGATAGGTCCGAAACAAATAGCACTTCAATCCATCAACGGACGGCATCTTGCCGAGCAGATTATTCAGTCTGATCACTTGGACGAAAAGGCTGTCCAATCCCGCCATATCCATCCAGGTGTTATTCAGACGGAACATATGGCCAATGGTGCGGTTCAGTCTGATACTCTGGCTGACGGGGCAGTTACAGGTAATAAGCTTGCGGATGGTTCGGTCGGCCAAAACAAATTGGCTGCCGGAAGCGTTACTTCAGAACATTTGGCACCGGAATCCATCGGAGAAGAGCATATACAGCCGAATAGTATTGCTCAGCAGCATTTGAAACCAGGAGCCTTTACAGCTGAACAATTGGAAGACGGCTGCATCCGTGGAGAAAAACTGGCTCCCAACAGTATTCGTCAGGAGCATTTGTCCGAAGGAATTATTCATCCCGAGCATCTTGGAGAACGGTCCGTACAAGGCATTCATCTGGCCCAGGAAACGGTTAAGGAAGAGCATTTGCGCGATCAGAGTGTCGGCCGGGGAAAAATAAAGAACGGGTCGATAGGTCCCGAACATCTCGCTGTTCAATCGGTAAACGGGCAGCATCTGGCAGATAAAGCTGTACAATCCGATCATCTGGACGAGGAGGTCGTACAATCCTATCATATAGGTCCCGGCGTTATTCAAACGGCTCATATGGAAAAAGGTGCTGTTCGCTCCGAGACTCTGGAGGACGGGGCGGTTACAAGCAATAAGCTTGCGGATGGTTCAGTGAATCAGAACAAACTGCTTCCCCGTACAATCCAAGAGCAGCATATTGATATTTCCAGCATCAATACTGAACATCTGCGTAATCAAAGTGTCAGCCGGGAGAAAATACAAGATGGGGCAGTAGGCCCGGAACAAATTGAGCTTCAATCGGTGGGCGGCCAGCATCTTGCTGAGAAAGCCATACAATCTGATCACCTGGCTGATCATGCTATACAGTCCCACCATATAGGCCCTGCTGCTGTTCAAACGGAACATTTGAAAAGTGGTTCAGTTGGGTCCGGAATTTTGGCCGACGGGGCTGTGATCACTTCCAAACTGGCAGATTCCAGTGTAACAGGTGAGAAGCTGGCTTTTCGTTCGGTTCAAGAGCAGCATATCGATATCTACAGCATTGGATCGGAACATCTGCGCGATCAAAGCGTTAACCGGGAGAAGATAAAAAATCAATCAATAGGCCCCGAACATCTTACGCTTCAATCAGTTGGCGGCCAGCATCTTGCAGAGAGAGCCGTACAATCCGATCACTTGGATGAAGAGGCCGTTCAATCCCGCCATATCGGCCCTGGAGCTATTCAAACGAGCCATTTGGAAAGCGGTGCGGTTATATCCGAAACTTTGGCTGACGGGTCGGTTACAGATGAAAAGCTTGCGGATGGTTCGGTCGGCCAAAACAAACTGGCTGCCGGAAGTGTTACTTCAGAACATTTGGCCCCGGGATCCGTCGGGGAAGGTCATATACAGCCGGGCAGTATTGCTCCAGAGCACTTGAAATCGGGGGCATTTACAGCGGAACAACTGGCCGATGGCTGCATTCGTGGGGAAAAGCTGGCTCCCAACAGTATTCGTCAGGAGCATTTGTCCGAAGGAATTATTCATCCTGAACATCTTGGAGAAGGATCTGTACAAAGCGTTCATCTGGCTCAGGGAACGGTTGGGGAAGAGCATCTGCGTAATCAAAGTGTGGGCCGGGAGAAAATACAGGATGGTGCGATAGGTCCGGAACAGCTTGCGCATCAATCGGTAGGCGGCCAGCATCTTGAAGAGAGAGCCGTACAATCCGACCACCTGGGTGAAGAGGCCGTACAGTCCCGCCATATAGGCTCTGGAGTTATCCAGGCAGCACATTTGGCCAATGGTGCGGTTCAGTCTGATACTCTGGCTGACGAGGCGGTTACAGGTGAAAAACTTGCGGACGGATCGATTGGCCAAAGCAAACTGGCTGTCGGAAGCGTAACAGCAGCACATTTGGCCAATGGTGCGGTTCAGTCTGATACTCTGGCTGACGAGGAGGTTACAGGTGAAAAACTTGCGGACGGATCGATTGGCCAAAGCAAACTGGCTGCCGGAAGTGTAACAGCAGCACATATGGCCAATGGTGCGGTTCAGTCCGATATTCTGGCTGACGGGTCGGTTACAGGCGATAAGCTTGCGGATGGTTCGGTCGGCCAAAGCAAATTGGCCGCCGGAAGTATTACTTCAGAACATTTGGCCCCGGGATCAATTGGAGAAGGACATATTCGGCCGAATAGTATTGCTCCAGAACACTTGAAGCCGGGGGCATTTACGTCAGAACAATTGGCCGATGGCTGCATTCATGGGGAAAAGCTGGCTCCCAACAGTATTCGTCAGGAGCATTTGTGTGAAGGGATTATTCATCCAGAACATCTTGGAGAAGGATCTGTACAAAGCATTCATCTGGCTCAGGGAACGGTTACGGAAGAGCATCTCGGTGATCAAAGTGTGGGCCGGGAGAAAATACAGGATGGTGCTGTAGGCCCGGAACAGCTTGCATTTCAATCGGTAGGCGGCCAGCATCTTGCAGAGAAAGCCGTACAATCCGATCACTTGGGTGAAGAGGCCGTGCAGTCCCGCCATATAGGTACAGGTGTTATTCAAAAGGAACATTTGGCCCCGGAATCAATTGGAGAAGGACATATTCGGCCGAATAGTATTGCTCCAGAACACTTAAAGCCGGGGGCATTTACGTCAGAACAATTGGCCGATGGCTGCATTCATGGGGAAAAGCTGGCGCCTAACAGTATTCGTCAGGAGCATTTGTCTGAAGGGATTATTCATCCAGAGCATCTTGGAGAAGGGTCCGTACAAAGCATTCATCTGGCTCAGGGAACGGTTGCGGAAGAGCATCTCGGTGATCAAAGTGTGGGCCGGGAGAAAATACAGGATGGTGCTGTAGGCCCGGAACAGCTTGCATTTCAATCGGTGGGCGGCCAGCATCTTGAAGAGAGAGCCGTACAATCCGACCACTTGGATGAAGAGGCCGTGCAGTCCCGCCATATAGGTACAGGTGTTATTCAGGCAGGACATTTGCAAAACAGTGCGGTTCAGTCCGATGCTCTGGCGGATGGATCCGTAAATGAAAGAAGTTTAAGAGACGGGGCTGTTATTACATCCAAGCTGGCCGGATACAGTGTAACCGGCGATAAATTGGCCCCCCGTACGGTCCAAGAGCAGCATATTGATATCTACAGCATCAGTACGGAACATTTGCGTAATCAAAGTGTAGGCCGGGAGAAAATACAGGATGGTGCGGTAGGTCCGGAACAGCTTGCGCATCAATCGGTAGGCGGCCAGCATCTTGCAGAGAGAGCCGTACAATCCGACCACCTGGGTGAAGAGGCCGTACAGTCTCGCCATATAGGCTCTGGAGTTATCCAGGCAGCACATTTGGCCAATGGTGCGGTTCAGTCTGATACTCTGGCTGACGAGGCGGTTACAGGTGAAAAACTTGCGGACGGATCGATTGGCCAAAGCAAACTGGCTGCCGGAAGTGTAACAGCAGCACATTTGACTACGGGTTCTATCGGGGAAGGTCATATACAGCCGGGCAGTATTGCTCCGCAGCATTTGAAGCCGGGAACATTTACTGTGGAACATTTGGAAGAAGGATGTATTAATGGAGAAAAGCTGGCTCCCTATAGTATTCATCAAGAACACTTGTCCAGAAGAATAATTAACCCCAAGCATCTCACGTTTTGTCCTGTTCAAACCAATCGGGCCTCTTCACCTGTTTTTCAACAGTTTGGCCTGAGCCCGTTCTCTTTTTTACCCGGTCTGGAAAATAGAACGGTCACTATTTCGTTTAAGGAACCTTTTGCAGATGATCAGTACGTAATAGTCGTAACTAGCGATACGGAGGGATGTACTCCAGTAATAGACCGCAAACTTCCTGAACAGGTGACAGTTAAGCTAGTGGGTCCGGTGCATGGCGAACAGCTGATTGGAACATTGAACTGGATGGCATGCGGCCTTACAGAGAGGAAATAA
- a CDS encoding L,D-transpeptidase, giving the protein MPGTHIDVDTSSKTLTLYDNGRVVRTYPVAVGKQVTQSPKGTYSIINKQPNPGGPFGAFWMGLSKLHYGIHGTNDPSSIGKAVSHGCIRMYNQDVLDLEKRVPIGTKVTIHD; this is encoded by the coding sequence ATGCCCGGTACCCATATAGATGTTGATACGTCGAGCAAGACATTAACCTTATACGATAACGGCAGGGTTGTCCGGACATACCCTGTGGCTGTCGGCAAACAGGTAACACAATCCCCGAAGGGGACTTACTCTATCATAAATAAACAGCCTAATCCGGGAGGGCCCTTCGGTGCTTTTTGGATGGGTCTGTCCAAGCTTCATTACGGTATACACGGCACCAATGATCCTTCTTCTATAGGTAAGGCGGTCTCGCATGGCTGTATCCGCATGTACAATCAGGATGTACTGGATTTGGAAAAAAGAGTTCCGATCGGAACAAAAGTAACCATTCACGACTAG
- a CDS encoding iron-containing alcohol dehydrogenase has protein sequence MNAFEFQNQTKLVFGPDGVSKLAPLVSPYGKRILLVYGGGSIKKSGLYDGIYNQLNKIGAKVVELPGIEPNPRLSTVHKGIELCREHQIDFILAAGGGSVIDAAKAVAVGVPYEGDVWDFCMRKASIKTALPFGTILTLSATGSEMNGNAVITNWEERQKRSFKSPHAFPKFSILDPTLTYTVPAHQTVNGAVDMMSHVFEQYFSQTKDSPLQERFCESILQTVIENAEKAVRQPEDYAARANLMLCGTMALNGGMISMGMENDWTSHAIEHEISAIYDIAHGAGLAIVFPNWMKYVYQERTDRFVQYAVRVWNIDPAGKTQDEVAIAGIEATRAFLKKLGAPSTLGELDIDDRDIERMAKEAVRFGPIGYFKKLDENDVANILRSCL, from the coding sequence ATGAACGCTTTTGAATTTCAAAATCAGACCAAGCTCGTATTCGGACCGGATGGAGTCAGTAAACTAGCCCCCCTGGTATCTCCCTACGGTAAACGGATACTTCTCGTATATGGCGGCGGAAGCATTAAAAAAAGCGGTCTGTATGATGGTATATATAATCAACTAAATAAAATCGGCGCGAAAGTAGTGGAACTGCCAGGCATCGAGCCCAATCCCAGACTTTCAACTGTACACAAGGGGATTGAGCTTTGCAGAGAGCATCAAATTGATTTCATCCTTGCGGCCGGCGGCGGAAGTGTAATTGATGCGGCCAAAGCAGTAGCTGTAGGCGTTCCATACGAAGGGGATGTATGGGATTTTTGCATGAGAAAGGCCTCTATCAAAACTGCCTTGCCCTTCGGTACCATTCTGACCCTCTCTGCTACCGGGTCGGAGATGAATGGTAATGCTGTCATTACGAATTGGGAAGAACGCCAAAAAAGATCATTCAAAAGCCCGCATGCCTTCCCTAAATTTTCTATCCTTGATCCTACACTTACTTATACCGTCCCTGCTCACCAAACTGTGAATGGAGCCGTCGATATGATGTCTCACGTGTTTGAGCAGTACTTCAGCCAAACCAAAGACTCTCCTCTGCAGGAACGCTTTTGCGAGTCAATACTCCAAACAGTTATAGAAAATGCGGAAAAAGCGGTCCGCCAGCCGGAGGACTACGCGGCGAGGGCCAATCTGATGCTTTGTGGAACTATGGCTTTAAACGGCGGAATGATTTCAATGGGCATGGAGAATGATTGGACTTCCCATGCCATTGAACATGAAATCAGCGCCATTTACGATATTGCCCATGGAGCCGGACTGGCGATTGTTTTCCCGAATTGGATGAAATACGTATATCAGGAACGGACTGACCGGTTTGTGCAGTACGCGGTGAGGGTATGGAACATCGATCCCGCAGGGAAAACCCAGGATGAAGTCGCAATTGCCGGGATAGAGGCTACCCGGGCTTTTTTAAAAAAACTGGGCGCACCAAGCACACTTGGAGAACTTGATATCGATGACAGGGATATAGAACGCATGGCGAAAGAAGCCGTTCGCTTTGGACCGATAGGTTATTTTAAAAAGCTGGACGAGAATGATGTGGCCAATATTCTCCGCAGCTGCCTTTAA
- the asd gene encoding archaetidylserine decarboxylase (Phosphatidylserine decarboxylase is synthesized as a single chain precursor. Generation of the pyruvoyl active site from a Ser is coupled to cleavage of a Gly-Ser bond between the larger (beta) and smaller (alpha chains). It is an integral membrane protein.), whose amino-acid sequence MKPLFRLMTELSSRKWVSRLTGSFAKSKVSKLMIPRFAKIYGIPVEDAEKEIHEYESLNAFFTRKLKPGLRPLDPDPKSMLSPVDAMITGMGPIKSGQILNVKGQDYTIEDLLNRSPRTMNYTHGFFFVLYLSPTDYHRIHSPVTGTILEKEHVAGKVYPVNEFGLRNMKKVLSRNERLITIMQTEAGEVAVVKVGALNVSSIQYISPLPDRLQRGDDLAYFEFGSTVVLLTENNIFEPRTDLEIGSKVKMGEYLGHFVK is encoded by the coding sequence ATGAAACCTTTGTTCCGTTTAATGACCGAGCTTTCGTCAAGAAAATGGGTCTCCAGGCTCACCGGATCTTTTGCCAAATCCAAAGTGAGTAAGCTGATGATCCCCCGCTTTGCTAAAATATACGGGATACCTGTGGAAGACGCCGAAAAAGAAATCCACGAATATGAATCTCTTAATGCGTTCTTTACCCGGAAGCTAAAGCCCGGGCTTCGTCCTCTGGATCCAGATCCGAAATCCATGCTAAGCCCCGTGGACGCCATGATAACGGGAATGGGCCCCATCAAGTCAGGCCAGATTCTGAATGTAAAAGGCCAGGATTATACTATTGAAGACTTGTTAAATCGTTCACCCCGTACAATGAATTATACGCATGGCTTCTTCTTCGTGCTTTACTTAAGTCCGACGGATTACCATCGTATTCATTCTCCTGTTACCGGTACGATACTGGAGAAAGAACATGTGGCAGGCAAGGTATATCCCGTCAATGAATTTGGCCTGCGGAATATGAAAAAAGTACTCAGTCGTAATGAACGCCTCATCACTATCATGCAGACGGAAGCAGGCGAAGTTGCAGTGGTGAAGGTTGGCGCACTTAATGTGAGCAGTATCCAATACATAAGTCCTCTACCGGATCGCCTGCAAAGAGGTGATGACCTCGCTTATTTTGAATTCGGATCTACAGTGGTTCTGCTTACGGAAAACAACATTTTCGAACCAAGAACTGACCTTGAGATAGGAAGCAAAGTAAAAATGGGTGAATACCTGGGGCATTTTGTGAAATAA
- a CDS encoding TetR/AcrR family transcriptional regulator, with protein sequence MKGKRDQILDAGEELFFIRGINDTSMEQIAEAVPVSKMTIYKYFQSKEGLLEAIIDRLLQVTHGDFKQMVKTSDNALGVLMKMAAYRKLDRISEIFIEELIREYPNIAQRLLDYQQTFVLPEFERVIFEGQQQGKIRKDISPHLLVMFLISIKKFLAQPEKLQGIASLKTASEQLLTILYQGIVAPEHKESLDFLQRKL encoded by the coding sequence GTGAAAGGGAAAAGGGATCAGATCCTGGATGCCGGGGAAGAACTTTTTTTTATCCGAGGTATCAACGATACGAGCATGGAACAAATAGCCGAGGCCGTGCCCGTGTCTAAAATGACTATCTACAAATATTTTCAAAGCAAAGAGGGACTGCTTGAGGCTATTATTGACCGTTTGCTGCAGGTAACCCATGGAGATTTTAAACAAATGGTAAAAACATCGGATAATGCCCTGGGTGTCTTAATGAAAATGGCCGCTTACCGCAAGCTTGACCGTATTTCTGAAATCTTTATTGAGGAATTGATAAGGGAATATCCGAATATTGCGCAAAGATTGCTTGATTACCAGCAAACATTCGTTTTACCGGAATTTGAACGCGTTATTTTTGAAGGCCAGCAGCAAGGGAAAATAAGAAAAGATATCTCTCCCCATCTTCTCGTTATGTTTCTTATTTCCATAAAGAAGTTTTTGGCCCAACCCGAGAAGCTGCAAGGCATTGCCAGTCTAAAAACGGCTTCGGAGCAGCTCTTGACCATCCTGTATCAAGGTATAGTTGCTCCTGAACACAAAGAAAGTCTGGATTTCCTGCAAAGAAAGCTGTAA
- a CDS encoding IS3 family transposase — translation MYLAIRGLHETKSYPICQLCDLIGIQRSSYYKWINRKESMNEIFNKALLPMIKDAYEEKDGILGYRQMTIKLNRERHLTVNHKRIYRLMGILGLKSVCRRKRKNYIHSTPEITAENILNRDFESSEFGTKWLTDVTEMKYGNQNKAYLSAILDLSDKSIVSFVVGHSNNNELVFKTFDIAHMTYPDAIPLFHSDRGFQYTCKIFKKKLDDAGMTQSMSRVSRCIDNGPMESFWGMMKSEMYYLRKFYTYEELEATVIEYIDYYNTRRYQKRLNCMTPLEYRQYLLSSAA, via the coding sequence ATATACCTTGCAATACGCGGGCTCCATGAAACGAAGTCATATCCCATATGTCAATTATGTGATCTTATTGGGATCCAACGTTCATCGTATTATAAATGGATCAACCGGAAAGAAAGCATGAATGAGATCTTTAATAAAGCGTTGCTTCCCATGATTAAAGATGCCTACGAGGAAAAGGATGGCATCCTTGGATATCGCCAGATGACCATTAAACTAAACCGGGAACGCCATTTAACTGTCAATCATAAGCGAATATACAGACTTATGGGCATCCTAGGCCTTAAATCGGTATGCCGCAGGAAGCGAAAAAACTACATCCATTCCACGCCTGAAATTACGGCGGAAAATATCTTGAACAGAGACTTTGAATCCTCTGAGTTCGGTACAAAATGGCTCACAGATGTGACTGAAATGAAGTATGGCAACCAAAACAAGGCTTATCTTAGTGCAATCCTTGATTTATCGGATAAAAGCATTGTTTCTTTTGTGGTAGGGCATTCCAACAACAATGAACTTGTATTTAAAACTTTTGATATCGCCCATATGACTTATCCTGACGCTATACCCCTCTTTCACAGTGACCGGGGTTTCCAATATACATGTAAAATCTTCAAGAAAAAACTAGACGATGCAGGTATGACTCAAAGCATGTCCAGGGTATCAAGATGTATAGATAATGGCCCAATGGAATCATTCTGGGGAATGATGAAATCCGAAATGTATTATCTTCGTAAGTTCTATACATATGAGGAACTGGAAGCAACCGTGATAGAATACATCGATTACTACAATACTCGTCGATACCAGAAAAGACTTAATTGTATGACGCCGTTGGAATATAGGCAATACCTTCTAAGTTCAGCAGCATAG
- a CDS encoding helix-turn-helix domain-containing protein, with amino-acid sequence MSPKAKVSGSEKIAAVEKYLRVEDSLNHLAALLDVRHSSVRQWLQTYQSLGPNGLLQTSQNASYCAELKRIAVEDYLAGGGSHMDICKRYGIKSTCQLRDWILKYNGHEKLNTSRTGGAPIMTKGRTTTYDERVEIVRFCIEHQHNYAQTADKFQVSYQQVYSWTNKYLTSGVDALQDRRGKRKSEDEMSEVEKLRARNKLLQAENRRKQMEIDLLKKLDEIERRRF; translated from the coding sequence ATGTCCCCTAAAGCAAAAGTATCAGGATCAGAAAAGATTGCAGCTGTTGAAAAGTATTTACGTGTAGAAGATTCGCTTAATCATTTAGCAGCACTTCTTGATGTACGCCATTCATCCGTTAGGCAATGGCTTCAGACTTACCAGTCGCTAGGCCCAAACGGATTGCTTCAAACATCACAGAATGCATCTTACTGCGCAGAGTTAAAAAGAATAGCTGTCGAGGACTATTTGGCTGGCGGCGGTTCTCACATGGATATATGTAAAAGATATGGCATTAAGTCAACTTGCCAATTGCGCGATTGGATTCTGAAGTATAATGGTCATGAGAAGTTGAACACTTCCAGAACGGGAGGAGCGCCGATCATGACAAAAGGACGAACAACTACTTACGATGAGAGAGTTGAAATCGTCAGATTCTGCATTGAACATCAACACAATTATGCCCAGACAGCTGATAAATTCCAGGTATCCTATCAGCAAGTGTATTCATGGACAAATAAATACTTAACATCTGGTGTGGATGCACTTCAAGACAGACGCGGGAAAAGAAAATCTGAGGATGAGATGTCCGAAGTGGAGAAACTAAGGGCTCGGAATAAGCTGTTACAGGCTGAGAACAGAAGGAAGCAGATGGAGATCGATTTGCTAAAAAAGTTGGACGAGATCGAAAGGAGGCGGTTCTAA
- a CDS encoding GAF domain-containing protein has product MFEHIPYSGTKEEQYNQVIHQLGALIQDEPNRIANLANASALLRQFLDDINWVGFYLTDTERGELVLGPFQGLVACVRIPFGKGVCGTAARDRKTLRVADVHAFPGHIACDAASRSEIVVPMIEDGNVIGVLDIDSPLQDRFDETDEQMLQEFVRVLLS; this is encoded by the coding sequence ATGTTTGAACATATACCATATTCAGGTACAAAAGAAGAACAATACAACCAGGTCATTCACCAACTTGGCGCCTTGATTCAGGACGAGCCAAACCGGATTGCCAATCTGGCTAACGCATCAGCTTTGTTGAGACAGTTTCTGGACGATATCAATTGGGTCGGATTTTACCTGACGGATACGGAACGGGGCGAACTCGTACTAGGCCCTTTCCAGGGGCTCGTGGCATGTGTCAGAATACCCTTCGGCAAAGGAGTATGCGGAACAGCAGCCCGGGACAGGAAGACGCTTCGCGTCGCGGATGTCCATGCTTTCCCGGGGCATATAGCCTGTGATGCCGCTTCCCGCTCCGAAATTGTAGTGCCGATGATCGAAGACGGGAATGTAATCGGTGTGCTGGATATCGATAGCCCACTTCAGGACCGCTTTGATGAAACGGATGAACAGATGCTGCAAGAGTTTGTTCGGGTGCTTCTTAGCTGA
- a CDS encoding helix-turn-helix domain-containing protein, with translation MIGLNPEHLQLQPYFAQICCEPGWKWTRHSKPLGNYDLFYVWSGRGTVEEGGTSYEVGAGSCFLFRPDDHPTATHDPQNPLNLTYIHFSLDPSCRSEGLPKRYRVLEDRVFFETLLTQYVRVRLEGGLGAEEEAKLILGQLLIRLLREDQEGQKVVTPGSCKQTEAIREVANYIRQHAAVPHKIEDLAKRANLSPRYFSHKFKEIMGISVQSYMIRMRIERAEHLLQYAGMSVSEVADALGYRDVFFFSRQFKQYTGRAPSTLR, from the coding sequence ATGATTGGGCTGAATCCCGAACATCTGCAGCTACAACCCTACTTTGCTCAAATTTGCTGTGAACCCGGATGGAAATGGACGCGTCACAGCAAGCCGCTGGGAAATTATGATTTGTTCTACGTATGGAGCGGAAGAGGAACGGTAGAGGAAGGGGGAACATCTTACGAAGTGGGAGCAGGGAGCTGTTTTTTATTTCGTCCCGATGATCACCCCACTGCAACCCATGATCCGCAAAATCCGCTTAATCTGACATACATCCATTTCTCATTGGATCCTTCTTGCCGTTCGGAGGGGCTTCCAAAAAGATACCGTGTTTTGGAGGACCGGGTATTCTTTGAAACGCTGTTAACCCAGTATGTCAGAGTGAGGCTGGAAGGCGGTCTGGGGGCCGAGGAGGAAGCCAAACTGATTTTAGGACAACTGTTGATCCGTCTGCTGAGGGAAGATCAGGAAGGCCAGAAAGTGGTTACACCCGGAAGCTGCAAACAGACTGAAGCTATTCGGGAAGTGGCTAACTACATCCGCCAGCATGCTGCCGTTCCGCATAAAATCGAGGACTTGGCCAAAAGGGCCAACTTATCCCCCCGTTATTTTTCGCATAAATTCAAGGAGATTATGGGGATTTCCGTACAGAGCTACATGATCCGGATGAGAATTGAGCGTGCCGAACATCTTCTGCAGTATGCCGGGATGAGCGTATCCGAAGTGGCCGATGCTCTCGGATATCGCGACGTTTTCTTCTTCAGCAGGCAGTTCAAGCAGTACACCGGGAGGGCCCCGTCCACACTGCGGTAA